The genomic interval GATAGTTACTTGGAAATTCTGTCGACCGCCAAGTCTTGAAGGAGATATACATTTTTACGCAAACAACAAGGctagagaaggagatgaggAAGGTGAAGCCATGTACTGCTGCACATGAAAGTGATACGGGTTACTATGCCCACACTCGCCGTCTCGACTGCCAGGGCATACAATTCCCAGCAGTGCTTCACATGATCTTCATTGGCGTCGTTACAAGTTAATCTTGGATATCAATCTAACTCGCGCATAGACAGACAAGTCTGATGTAAAGATTAGGATACGCAGCCCCATTGCTATTATTGGACTCAAAAAATCAATTGGATAATTATGATCCCCTATGCATTGACCCCTATGGATAGAGACGAGGTTCCAACAGTGGCCAAATCAATGACTCGAGTTCTCCAGGGCTATGACAGGGACGATatcctggagctggaggagcggcCCCAGGAGCGACCAAAATCAAAACGCTAGCTTTGTCTATCCGTTGCCTTTGCTCCTTCAAGATCGCTCCCATACATCGCCCCCACTGCAACCTCTTTAACATCATGCCGGGGTTGGGCTCTGTGCAAATCAGGGGGATCTGCAAGGCTTGCTCAGATCACTTTATCCTGCCGGTAGATTCGTGGTGCTCTAAATACCGAGCGAGTGCTAAGCTTCAAAGCCGCAATAGAACTGCGGTCTTGCCATTGTTATTAACGAAGACAATGTGAGAAACAAATTTGCATGGAAGGAGTATAGATAGCTCATGACGTCAGTGATAACACAGCCAGCAACGACAACAACCAAACAAGGGACGAGAAACATGTATCTCAACACAACTATTTCGAATCTCAATCaaacctccctcccctctcAAACTTCTCAatgatccatccatctcatgGCTTTGCCCTAGTCACGCCCGCCTCAAGGGGATTAGGATTCGCCTttgcgcagcagctcctcgcgAAGACTCCACTCCCCGTCGTCGCGACAGTGCGCCGAGACAAAGATGGAGTACACGACAAGCTCTTGTCTGGAAAGAACATTCCGCGCAGCGCGGAGAAGAGATTGTCTGTGCTGGAGGTAGATGTTACAGGTATACCGTGCCCATCCTCCTACCCACTAACCACACCTCCCCaaccttggccttgccaCACATCTATATCCATAAACAGAAACAATCCATCCATGGTCTCACTCGATCGTACCTACAGACGAATCCACCATctcggcaatggcctccCACCTGCACCAAATGTACCCGAAAACACCACTCCGCCTCGCACTGACCCTGCCCGGTATTCTTCATGTCGAGAAATCTCCATCCCAGATCGACGCTGCGAGCTTCATGCACAGTTTCCAGGTGAATACTCTGGGCCCCATGCTGCTCATGAAACACCTTGCGCCATTCTTACCAACGAAATCTACTCGACCATTCCCTACTTTACCTCAATCTGAtgacaacaacaacagcacaTCTCTATCACTCCCTGCGTATTCTATATACGCCACCCTTGCCGCGCGCGTGGGCTCTATAACCGACAATGCCAGCGGCGGGTGGTACTCTTACCGCGCTAGCAAAGCGGCTGTATTTCAATTGACGAAAACATTCGATTTGTACTTACGGGCGCAGAGTAGGGATCGGGCTTTGGCGGTTGCGCTGCATCCTGGTACGGTGCGCACGGATTTTACGAGAGAGTATTGGGGGACGCGGGAGATGCTTGAGCCGCAGGATGCGGCGGAACGGTTGTTGGATGTTTTGATTGGGGTATCAGCTGATTTTGAAGGTGGCAGAGGGAGGTGCTGGGATTGGAAGGGGGTGGAGGTTTGTCCTTGATTTCTATTTGGGGATAATAGGTGGATTGCCTAGGTAGGTATGAAAAAAGAGCAGTGCCTATTCGTTGCTATACTTGCACTACCGCTGGACAAGAAACACAGCGCAGAACTgcccagaaagaaaatgaaagAGAAAAACAGAAGAAAGGAATGGAGATTGAAGTAAGAACACGCAAGTGTATTAAGGGGAAAGTCTCAACTTAGTAGTAGAAAGAGAATAGCAGAAGAAATATCAAAAAGATCTTGTCAAACCATAATAGAGAGAAAAGAGCATGCAGAAACCacgaagaaaaggaaaacaggGTATCGATATGATCCATAGAAAAAGTCGATCCGAAATAATAAGAACAAGGAACCCCGAAAAAAGCAGAAGGGGCCGAGAACAGCCACCTGGGATGATAGACAAAAATACCACAAGAGCACAAACACAATACCAATGCAAccaaaaacacaaaaaaataaaaaaaaagaacaagaagatACCCCGTGGGGTCTGGGATCTCTCCCTCCCAGTGCGCCGACCGTTCGAGTCCTTCCGTTGTGACGCCATGTATGCAACAAGTCATCCCGCAATGCAGTCGTAGATCGTCGTAGATTTGAAAATCAAATGACCAACGACTTAGGTTCAGTTCATCTCCATCGCATactcatcctcttccttgaaGCTCATCGCCGCGTGGCCAGCGCTGTTCCAGTACTGCGGCTGACCGGGAACACCgttggcgctgctggcgccgcTGTGGAAGGATGGGCTCAGACTTGGCGGCGTCATCTCGTCGTTGGCGCCGTTGAGCGGATCGCCGGCCATATTCGTGTGCTTTGGCACGTGCAGACCACTGCCGGGGCCGCGGGTGTAGCTGAAGGAGCTAGGGTCGTTATTCTCCAATGCATCCAGAATCTCGCTGCGCATgcgcttctcctcttctgtctGCTCGAACGGCCATGACCCGCCCAGGCTACCGATCAACTCAGCGAGTtcggcttcttgctgaaATTTGACATGCAGCACCCACATCAGATCGCGCATCCAGCTAACCGCGCCGTTCAGGATGTCACCCTTGTTAgggcccttctccttctcttcaatCGGCAAGCCCATGGTGATATTTCCTGGGGTGGCGCGGCGGCCATTGCCTCCTGCAAGAAGGGAAGTGGCGGCGTTtccaccggcaccggcgaCGGAAAGAGCGTTGTTGTTCACAAGCTGCTTGCGGACCTTGTCATCCTCCAATCGATGTTGCGGCACCAGGTGGGAGAGATCTTGGATGCGCTCATTGATGTTGTCACGGCGTCGTCGTTCGACCAGATTGTGAGACGCACGGCGCCGTCGGCGCTTGGCCTCTTGTGACTCGAGATCCTGGGGAGATCCAGGGAGGTCGACCTTGGCCGGCAAGGAGGCATGCTTTCCCGACTTGAGAATCTCTGAGATACCTGGGTGTGACTGGTGACCgggagaggagatgggcgAATCGACATACGAATGGGCGCTGCCGGGTGTCCCATCCCATTGGTTGGACAGGCTCTTCTGGTGACGGTGCGACAGACCGGTCCGGATTGGCTGGGAAGGATAGCTGCCAGATTCTGGCGTGCCCAAGGTCAGCGACCCCATAGCGGGTGTCTTCGGCGTCATGGGGCTGCGGGTATCCGACGAGGCACGGTCCATGGACTGCAGGCCCGGCCGCGACTTGGCGTTCAAGTAATTCTGGTCAAAGGAGCTGGCGTGCTGAAGGTTGGGCACGTTCATCTGCCGGAACTGGTCATAGTTGAAGCTGTTGTGAACGAACGGGCTGGCCAGCGGCGCATTGTCGGGGGTGTTCGAGTACATGTGCGACATTTGACTTTGGTGGCTCATGGCAATGCCCCCGCCCGATTGATCCTGGAGATAATTTATGTTATCTCCGCGCTGGACACCGTTCTGTCCACTGATCTCCAAGTCCAGCAGTTCATCGGTATCGATGCCGGAGTTTCCAAAGTTGAAGCTGGACGACATGTTCTGCTGGGAGCCAAACGGGTAGGACATGAAGCCACCCTGCTGCATCGTCAAATCGGAGGGGTCCACCCCATCGTTGGGGGTCCCGAATTGGTTGCCATAACCGGAGTGCGACATCATGAATGGTCTGGTGTGATCGAGGGTTTCGTGTTTGATGAATAGACTCGCTTCTGCCATCGCCCGGTTAAATGGAAAGTGTGTTGAGTGCGGAAAGGTTGCGGGAGCAGTCGAGGTGTGCTGGTCGACTGTCGCTCTGTCGCAAGGAAAGTGTAGATAAAGAAGATATCACGACCTGAGTTCAGGGGGAATGTTAGCTGACTCCGTCATCAAGAATTGGGCGACACGAGGCATGTCGGCCTCGCCGAGCGCACCGACCCCCCGGGCCTTGCAGAAGGCAATGCTAGGCAACTGCGCCGACCGAAAAGAGAAGTTGGATGAGATACCTTCTATGCACTGAAAGATGGAGTGATGACGGCGAAGCCGTTCTCGTCGCCAATaggtgggggaggggaaaaaaaaaacctcTTTGGTTTGGGGAAACCAAGTGGGGGTGGATGAGTTGGAAGTACCGGAGGACAAGCGTCCGGGATTAATCCGCAGATCGAATCAACGAGGCCAATGAAGCGCAGTAATCAAAAGTCTGCGGAAGCGCCGGGGAACTGAGCGTTGCCGAGAAaagaggaggatgggatAGACAAAGGGGCGGTAAACGTGGCGGGTAAGATTGTTTGGAGGAGTCAGAAGAGTCCAAGAGGACTGAGCGAggatgagaggaagaggcggcggCAGAGGACAGGACTCAGCCTCAGGCTCGCTCTCTTTCGGGTGCCCTTATCGACCCGGACGAGATTGGAttggaggaaaggaagagacagagcgtggagaaggaagagcgagaaagggagagggagaaaacGTGGGGGAAAGGGCCAGAGGGAAGCAGCGGTGGAGTGAGGGTGGGCGGTGAGACTCTGTCTCTTTGGAGATGTTTCGCACTGGGGTCTGTATCCGTCCATTCCATCAGCCTCAGGAGTCGCAGCCAACAAAACTACACGTGGCAGGGACTATCGATGCAGGTCCAAGAACAATGTACCGTACCTGATGATGATTGTTCATGGGAATACCGTTTGGACGATCGACGACTCGGAATCCTTTGCGAAGCATAGACAACGGTGAAGTATATGCAGTGACAACGCAACAAAGAGTTTGCCGTTGGCACCGCCGCAACGAGGGGATGGAGACTTTATGAACTCGCTCTCCTGCACCTCTCATTTGATTATTACAGCATCGGGTCATGCAGCCCGTCGATCGGCGGGAATCGACGAGGCTTACCGGTTTTCTAACTATCatggagggggggggggaagtGTTGGATAAAGGAGGGTGGCAAGTCCCGACTAGCAAAACCACTACAGCGCAAAAGAACCAAGGAGGGAAGGGTGATACAGCCTGGATGGAGGTCCATGACCTTGTTTGTCACCTGTGACTCATGGCAAGAATGTATCAGATGGCGATACTGGGAGGGTGACTATGGACACGATTTCTCCCCTACCgaaataaataataatattCTCTGCGATAACACTGATCGCGAGCATGTCGTGCAGCGGTGGCGATCGTCCATCGGGGCCGTGATCGACCGTCAGGAGCTTGGACTCTTGGGATctcaccctcctcggcggtcCGTGCTAGGCTGCCATGATAGAGGCGCTGGTATGTGGCGGAGACACGACGGCTTTGCCTTGCCAGATGTAGTCATCGATCGATCGTGCCGGTCCGTCTAGGTTCGGCGTATACGTATCCACGGTAGGTGCAAAAGTTATACATCCTCTACACATCCTGAGGGGAGACGTTGGCGGAATCATGGTCCTAGATCGCGCTCACAGGCAAGCGATGCTACCCCAAGACGGCACCCCTCTCTCGACCCATCGGACAATTTGGCGTCGTACAGGGTTCGGGTAGAGACAGGCTGGAGTTCTTCCGATACGTGGTGAAGCCCGCTGCCGCCgggtggggggagggggcAGATCccagcttctgcagcggGAGGATGTTATTTATTGGAttcatccaccaccatccaggaTCGCCACAGGGTCTGCACCGGCCACGGACTAGGGAGATCGACATGATATGGGGGGGAGGACTACTGTATACTATCGCGAACTAGTCCCGTCCGGACCATGGATAGTAAATTTAGCGCATTCCGAGAGAGAATCAGACATAATATCAGCGGAAACGGCGCGACTCATGCGAGAAACCAAGGGCACCCGGGAGGTCACGTTACCCGCTCCGTTGGGGTTAGCGCGATTGCCCGAGTTGCGCCAGGGTCAACTCAACACTTGCACTCTCCGGACTGCATTGCCTTGTTCTGCCTGGTATGTCTGGTCTTAGCACTGCCCCCATCTTTCCTACTCCCCTCGATCACCATACACGTACACCCCCCCGGCCTAGGCTCGGTCCGACCGATCTCCCTTGCCCACTCGCTCACCCTAACTGACCCCCATCCCGCTCCAAGACATCCCGCATCATCTGACAGTTGATCGGACCTGCAACAGTTTCCCACGCCGATCGGTTTGCCCGCATCGGTAGCTCCACGCCATCTCGTCATTCCTCATTCTCTCTGACTAGTGCAGCGCTTCCACGTCCAATCAATCCCCCCCGCCGAGCACCCTTTACCTCTTGCCCACCCTTTTCTCGGATCGTGCGGCGCGCTCAAGGTTCAACGTCCAGCCGGTACATCGGCCCTTGCGACAGTCGCACAGCCCGGGTTTattctcctcgtccggcTTTGCTCCCGGACATCAGATTGGATCCTCCTCGGGTGGATCATTCCGTCCGCTTTTGCCTGGAACGACTCGTCAGCTCCACTAGTCGCCCCGGGTGTCTTCCTGTGGCCGTAGGGTGTTTCCGCAAATAAATAGAAACTCGACACGAGTCACCGGCGCGCTCAAGGCCTATTTGGAAGCCGAATCCGCGTTCGGCGTCATCTGCACCTTTACCGGTCCCCACCCTCCTACGATCAGCCACCACCCGGCGAAGATCATCTGCACTCCATATACATAGTCCCTGCAGACGTTTGGGGACACCACGGGCCTCCGCTTCCCATCTTGCCTGCAGCCGTGCACGTCCTTCCAATTGGGATATGACGAGTCCTTGATCGACACCCTCATCTCTATCATGGCAACTAACTCCTTTCGGGACTCCGTCAACGCGCTGGGTTGGTCACGGAGAGACCCGGATCTGCCCGTCAATACCAACGCTTCATCGACCACCCCGTTCTTCTCCCGCCTCCAGTCTTGGAATCCTTTTGGGGAAGAAGGTTACGTCCAACTGCCCACTCACAATGAAGGCCCCGGAGCACCGCTTCCCGCGGCCACCCGtcgagaggaagaagagggctTCTTTGCTTGTAAGTCGTCTCCCATGTGTGGCTCCTGACCTCGATCACCCTGTCTGTTCACGTCTGCCTGTCCTGATCCAGGTGACGACGCTCGCAGTTCCTGCGCCGGGAGGATCCATAATCTTGCGTGTAGATACGTGGACATGACCAGACAAGGGGAAACATGATATCAATTTCAGAACTAACAGAACCCTCCCCACTCTAGTGAGTCGGTGGGATCGGATGCTCATTTTCGCGGCATGCAACCTAGGAGCTGCCGTCTGCTTCCtgatctgcttcttcctgTTCCCTGCTTTGGCCATCAAGCCCCGCAAATTCGCGATCCTGTAAGTTgctcttcgtcggcatctTTCCATTTTCAGCTGccctccttccccccccTCTACGCCCCAGTCTCAGCCATCGCAGCTGCCTGAGCAGCCAGTTAGAGTCCATATCAGGATGATCCTGGCCATCAGCGGGCCGTGGCGAGGGCCATGTGCGAACACCGTGCCTTTATCCGGGCCTCTCGATTCGTCGCCCTCTTCCCCCAACCTCTACCTGCGCCTCAGTTGCCAAGAAACCCTAAACCCTCACCTCCGTTCTCTATGGCTAACGCACGCGTCCTTGACTTAGGTGGTCTGTCGGCTCActcttgttcttgatatCATGGGCCGTCCTCATGGGACCGTGGACTTACGCTAAGCATCTGGTCTCGGGACCACGGTTGCCTTTCACGGCCGCGTATTTCGGATCTATTGCGCTAACGCTCTACTTTGCCGTCGGGGTGAGTCTTTTGTTGGATTACGTCTTTTTGTGCACCATTCCCTGCCCTCCCTTCCTGTGCTGTGTGTGCGGATGTTGCGCGGCGATGTTTGGTCGCTCTAGCGGTGGGAGATGGGATCTTGCATCCTTTCCTCTTGCCGTGTCGTGCGACGTAACACACCGGACCCTCTATCCGCCGCGAATATCACCCTGTCCTCTCGTCTCGGCCCTCTGTCTCTGTGTGACTTCCGATTCGGGGAGATGACAAAAACGTTGGACTCTGTTTCCACTCTTTGTCGTTGTCTCTTCCAAATCATCGTCGCACGTCGCACTGTCCCTGGCGTGCTCACTTGCTTGATCATCCCTCCGAGATctcagaaagaaagaatacCCTTGCTGACTTGTCCGTGTCTGTCCAGTTGCAAaacctcctcctcaccctcatctcctgcatcttccagctcgtcgccctcgtcTGGTATGCGGTCAGCTATTTCCCCATGGGCAGCACCGGTCTGCAGTACGTGGGCCGCTTTGGTGCGTCGCGCGTCTCGGCTTGGGTGACTGGTTGAGTTGGTTGCGTGTGTGTTTGGAtgtcttctctctctctctctctctccctcttctttgCTCCCCTTGGACAGACTTGCAAGATCCCCTAATACTCCACCAACCTTTAATTTCCTTGTATATGTAATAGCATACAGTCTAGCGCAATCGTGGCATGCAGTAGCTATCATTATTCGATTTGTTTTGTTTAAAGCCATCTGTGCTAGCGAGCCAGAGACATCCTCATCAAGTCATAAACATGAGCAAGTAACCAGACATGACATCGAGCCTTGGTCATAccctccctcaccacccACCATCTCTCCTCCCAgacaagaagcaaaaggGAAACAAAAAGACATCATTTCCGACTCATGACAGCCCCAAAAGCCCCCTCAACAACCTTGACCCCCTTCACCTCGGCCTCAAAAATCCCCGTCTCCCCCCCAGATCCAACCTCCAACCACCTCGCCAGCAAATCATTGCTCTCCTTCGGCTTGATGTGCGCCCCGGCCGTCCCGACCGTGATATGCGGCACGACGTTGACGCAGGGCCACTGCgcatcctcggcatcgggcGCCGGGAGCAAACGCACGATGAAGGCCATGACGCGGTCGTCCCAGATGAGACGCTCGAGACGAACGCGCGCAGTCTGTCTCTGCTGAGGGTCTGTCTCCGTCTCTGCGGCCTGCTGTGCATGCTGGGCTCGATCGACGTAGGCGTCCCACGTCTGCGGGTGCTCTTTCTTCGCGCTGCGGTGGATGAGCGTGACGTGGAAGGTTGGCTGGATGCGGCGCGAATTCAGGAGCTGGTTGTATAGACGTGCTGTGTGTGCGGGCGTGGATGGGGGGAAAAGAGATTCgaggagagaggtgatgTCGCGGGAGGGCACACCGACGGAGAAATATTCGGTTTCTTTGGCCAGCTGCTTTTTGACAAGTTGTGCCGTGGTGGCGGGGTCGGTAGGAAGAGTGGCTTCGGgctggttggtggtggtgttgttgttgttgttgttgttgttgttgttgttcttcttggtcttgtcTTTTTGCCACTTGTAGCTGTAGCTTAGATCCTCCTTGACGTGGTAGTCGCGCAGGGAGCTCTCAATGGCAGAGTCCATTTCGGCGCCGGTGGGTATGTTGGGGACAAGACCGGGGTACTTTTCGTGCAAGGCCACTACCACCGTCTCGAGATTCGCGCGTGAGGAGGCGCATACATCCagatcgatgatctggtCGAAGCTTTCGTCGGGTTGGTTGTAGGGATCGATGGCTTCGAAGCGATTCAGGAATCCGTCCATGATTCCGATGATCTCACCCTGAGTGACGCTGGCTGCTCGGATGGTCTGGTGGTTGtcgccgcgctcgaggatGCGAGACCGGGTGATTTCTTTGATACGCGGAAGCAGCTCGCTCCGGGGTTCATGGACGTAATGCAGTGCGATGAACTGTGCATCCGGGAGAACCGGGTAGATATCCTGCATGAGTTGCTTGCGCTCGCGCTTCTGGTGGTTGTTTCGGTCTGCAATGACGGCCGCGTGTTCCGACAGGCTGTTACTAACTTCAAAGGCAAACTTCTTGGGCTTGCCCTTTCCCTTGGGGATGTTGTCGTTTTGGACATGGCCCCATTCAAAAAGCCGCGCAAGAGCGAGAGCCACGGTCGTCTTGCCGCATCCCAGCGTTGCAATTGGGGCAAGAATAACGTTGCGGTTGATTTCTCTACTCGATATCTCCCTTTGGGCTTCCAAGGCAATGATCTCAGATCCCTTCAGTCCTCGCTCCTGGAGGAAACCCTCTCGCAAGGAAATGATGCCGTGGTTTTGGACATAGGCCTTTGCAAGGTGAGGTTCTTTGACAAACCTCCTCCGCGCATACTGTAGGTATTCTTCGGTGATAGCCTCGTGCTTCTTGATTTTGGGAAGTCGACCCGCGATGACGGCCTTGGTGCATTCGCGCCACTGCCGGTACATGAGGTAGGGCTCCTCGAACTTGTACTTGAAGAACCAGTCCCGATATGGGCCGGTGCCGTCTTCGCTCAGCTGGCATCGGATCACGAAGCCTTCCGTCTCCCGTCCGTCCCACGTCCCTGTTTCCGCACAGCCCTCGAGGAAGCTCTGCACGCGAGCGATATCATCAAAGACCTCAAATTTGGCTTTCTTGAACCCCCATGCATCTGCAAACTGATGCACCTTCTCCCCCGACATCGTTGCGAATTCGGGGAGATTGTAATTGAGACCGTGTAAGTAGATACCAGATGCTTCCTCGTCATAGGCCAGAACGTGCTCCTCAAATGTGTCGTCACAGAGCTCGCCAACCGCTGTGATGTTCAATTCGCGCAGCGTTCTTGCCAGATCCTTGACGGAGCGGCCCACCGAGGCCACATGCCGCTCTACCCAACGCTCACCGGCCTGGGCATGGCTGAGACTGACGTCTTCACGGACACCGGTCGAATGTTTGCTGCACACCAGCAGCTTGTCGTCCTCCAATCCGGAAATGAAGATAATGCACCCGTTCTCCTTCACGCTGAGCTCATAGGGTCCGCGGGTGTTCTTCTCGATATTCCGCCAGCGTGTGCTGTTCGTCTCGTCAATGTTGAAAAATTTGTCGTATCCGCGCACTGCAATTTCGCGGGTCCCGTCTTTCCTTTTGGTGGTGAATAGGCCGCGGGCATAGACCGGCAGATCGGAGCGCTTGTAGTCCCAATCCATGAATTTCCAGGAATCGACCGTTGCGTTGGTGccggcgacggcgaaggTCGACTTTTTGCAGTTGAAACTACTCTTCTTGGCGCCCTTGTTCATACTCCGGCAAtcctccagggtcttgacCAGATGTGCGATCTGCGAGGGGTCCTGTTCCGCCATGATTGCGGCTCCCAGAGGGCTGATCGAGTGGGGTAGAAGTGCAAAAGAGAGAGCGACCGGAAGATCACAGTACTTGAATGCTTCTCTTGTCCTGTATTTATGAGTCGGCGTGAGTCAACAGCTCATCCGCAAGAATGTGTCACTCGGCGGGGAGCAGAAAAGGAAAGGTGCGCACAGCCTTATCGCTGGTTATCGCTCCCcgccttctttttttcttttcttcttcttccaacccacATCCAGCCATGGCCCAACCCAATCCGTACCTCCTCGCCTGCGATCAGCCCGCGGTGCTTCTCGAGCACCTGCGCTCCAATCCCTCTGTCGCATCGTGTCAGGACGAGCACGGCTACTCCCTGCTCCACGCCGCCGCGTCCTACGGCCACATCGATCTCCTCCGCGCCCTGGTGAACGAATTCCATGTCGAcgtcaatctcctcgatgaagatggcgagaCCTGTCTCTTCGTGACCGAAAAAATCAAAATCGCCAAGTGTCTAGTGGAGGAGCTTGGAGTGGACTAtaacaagaagaacgacGAGGGCCTGACCGCGTATGAGAAAAtggaggccgaggacgaATTCCCTCAGGTCGCCATCTACCTTCGACAGGCTGCCGGCGCGCCTCCCGCGGAGTCTACTTTGGTCCCACCATTGGATCCCTTGcacccgccgccgccagtgCCGGACAACCTGCAAGTGAATATCGGGACAAtgtcggagcaggaggcCAGCGCGGGCGAGACGGAGGTGGATCCGGAGTTCAAGCGGAGGATAGATGAGCTGGCGGCTCGGGATGATTTCCACAGTGAGGCGACACAGAATCAACTGCGGGAGCTGGTGATGGATGCCATTGCAGGAACCAATATTGAGACGCAGGAACGGGatctgcggaggaggatggagTGAAACGCAGGGATATTCCATGTCCTGTCTTGACTGTTTGCAAGACTCCCCACAGATCACCAATGATGCTACCGCGGTGTTATGCTCGCGCTATCAGCTTGGAATATCCCAGCTTCATGGACGCGGGGGTTATAACGCTTTAGCACACCTTACCCGTCATCGTGTCGGGGATGAGATGCCCCAGCTATACACCTTATGCGACATGAGTTGGGACGAGAATACCCCTATGCTGCATCTAGGAGAATTATTTTACACAGCCAAATACCCCAGAATAATATATTCAAACAATTCTCAAACAATTCTCAATATTTGCTGTACTTGCCGTAGATGCCAAGCTCGGGCTTGTCCCCGCCTTTAGCTCAGCTcccgcttctcttcttccacatcacCCACGAGTATTCCACCATGTCGCAATCGCCATCCCCATACTACTCCAACCCACAGATAATGAATACAGTCATCAATCCCGACACGCCTCCTCTGCCACCGCCCAAACCCAGCAGCCATGAAGCCAGCCGAGGAGGGACCCCCCAGAACCAGTCGTCCCTGGCAGCCGCACCGCAGAGTCAACCAAGCTATTACACGGAAACCCAGCCTGGCGGTGCACCGCCAGCATCATATGCGGGGTCTACACTGCCCGAACCGCCAACAATCGAGGAGGGCTGGCTCCCCGAGATCGTACAGGACAAATCGTATGCCCCCCCGCACTCTGTCGCTACTGGATCTCTCTAACTCCCAAACAGAACACTCGACCTACAAACGATCCTCAAAGACCCCAACCTGATTTCTGCACTATCAAACCACCAcccctcgtccacctcccGCCAGCATAACCTCGAATCCCTCATCACAGTCAACAAAGACCTGGCAACCCGCGTCCTAGAAATGCAGAACCATCTAGCCGACCTGCGCGCGTCCACCGAAACCATGCTCCTCACACACCAGTCGCTCGAGGTTTCCTGgcgcaagaagcagaccGAGATGGACGCTGCCTTGGCGCCGTGGTCACCCAAGGCATTGTACCAGCGCCTCAGCGCTGCGATTGCGGAACAGGAGGCCGTGTGTCGGGCTGTGGAGGAGAGTTTCCTTGACGAGGACCATCAGGGTCGGgcgtcggagaaggagattgcGGATTGGGTGCGGCGCGTGCGTGCGGAGGCTGCGAAATTGGCGGCTCGcaaggaggccaaggcgcGGTGGGATGAAGGGAGAGTGGGCGGATGGCGCTGATGGATAGAAAACCGTCTTCTGACGA from Penicillium psychrofluorescens genome assembly, chromosome: 5 carries:
- a CDS encoding uncharacterized protein (ID:PFLUO_007708-T1.cds;~source:funannotate); its protein translation is MASHLHQMYPKTPLRLALTLPGILHVEKSPSQIDAASFMHSFQVNTLGPMLLMKHLAPFLPTKSTRPFPTLPQSDDNNNSTSLSLPAYSIYATLAARVGSITDNASGGWYSYRASKAAVFQLTKTFDLYLRAQSRDRALAVALHPGTVRTDFTREYWGTREMLEPQDAAERLLDVLIGVSADFEGGRGRCWDWKGVEVCP
- a CDS encoding uncharacterized protein (ID:PFLUO_007709-T1.cds;~source:funannotate), which codes for MMSHSGYGNQFGTPNDGVDPSDLTMQQGGFMSYPFGSQQNMSSSFNFGNSGIDTDELLDLEISGQNGVQRGDNINYLQDQSGGGIAMSHQSQMSHMYSNTPDNAPLASPFVHNSFNYDQFRQMNVPNLQHASSFDQNYLNAKSRPGLQSMDRASSDTRSPMTPKTPAMGSLTLGTPESGSYPSQPIRTGLSHRHQKSLSNQWDGTPGSAHSYVDSPISSPGHQSHPGISEILKSGKHASLPAKVDLPGSPQDLESQEAKRRRRRASHNLVERRRRDNINERIQDLSHLVPQHRLEDDKVRKQLVNNNALSVAGAGGNAATSLLAGGNGRRATPGNITMGLPIEEKEKGPNKGDILNGAVSWMRDLMWVLHVKFQQEAELAELIGSLGGSWPFEQTEEEKRMRSEILDALENNDPSSFSYTRGPGSGLHVPKHTNMAGDPLNGANDEMTPPSLSPSFHSGASSANGVPGQPQYWNSAGHAAMSFKEEDEYAMEMN
- a CDS encoding uncharacterized protein (ID:PFLUO_007711-T1.cds;~source:funannotate), yielding MAEQDPSQIAHLVKTLEDCRSMNKGAKKSSFNCKKSTFAVAGTNATVDSWKFMDWDYKRSDLPVYARGLFTTKRKDGTREIAVRGYDKFFNIDETNSTRWRNIEKNTRGPYELSVKENGCIIFISGLEDDKLLVCSKHSTGVREDVSLSHAQAGERWVERHVASVGRSVKDLARTLRELNITAVGELCDDTFEEHVLAYDEEASGIYLHGLNYNLPEFATMSGEKVHQFADAWGFKKAKFEVFDDIARVQSFLEGCAETGTWDGRETEGFVIRCQLSEDGTGPYRDWFFKYKFEEPYLMYRQWRECTKAVIAGRLPKIKKHEAITEEYLQYARRRFVKEPHLAKAYVQNHGIISLREGFLQERGLKGSEIIALEAQREISSREINRNVILAPIATLGCGKTTVALALARLFEWGHVQNDNIPKGKGKPKKFAFEVSNSLSEHAAVIADRNNHQKRERKQLMQDIYPVLPDAQFIALHYVHEPRSELLPRIKEITRSRILERGDNHQTIRAASVTQGEIIGIMDGFLNRFEAIDPYNQPDESFDQIIDLDVCASSRANLETVVVALHEKYPGLVPNIPTGAEMDSAIESSLRDYHVKEDLSYSYKWQKDKTKKNNNNNNNNNNNTTTNQPEATLPTDPATTAQLVKKQLAKETEYFSVGVPSRDITSLLESLFPPSTPAHTARLYNQLLNSRRIQPTFHVTLIHRSAKKEHPQTWDAYVDRAQHAQQAAETETDPQQRQTARVRLERLIWDDRVMAFIVRLLPAPDAEDAQWPCVNVVPHITVGTAGAHIKPKESNDLLARWLEVGSGGETGIFEAEVKGVKVVEGAFGAVMSRK
- a CDS encoding uncharacterized protein (ID:PFLUO_007712-T1.cds;~source:funannotate); this encodes MAQPNPYLLACDQPAVLLEHLRSNPSVASCQDEHGYSLLHAAASYGHIDLLRALVNEFHVDVNLLDEDGETCLFVTEKIKIAKCLVEELGVDYNKKNDEGLTAYEKMEAEDEFPQVAIYLRQAAGAPPAESTLVPPLDPLHPPPPVPDNLQVNIGTMSEQEASAGETEVDPEFKRRIDELAARDDFHSEATQNQLRELVMDAIAGTNIETQERDLRRRME
- a CDS encoding uncharacterized protein (ID:PFLUO_007710-T1.cds;~source:funannotate), with the protein product MATNSFRDSVNALGWSRRDPDLPVNTNASSTTPFFSRLQSWNPFGEEGYVQLPTHNEGPGAPLPAATRREEEEGFFALSRWDRMLIFAACNLGAAVCFLICFFLFPALAIKPRKFAILWSVGSLLFLISWAVLMGPWTYAKHLVSGPRLPFTAAYFGSIALTLYFAVGLQNLLLTLISCIFQLVALVWYAVSYFPMGSTGLQYVGRFGASRVSAWVTG